The genomic DNA ATTCCCTTTAAGCCGGCGACCACATCCCAGCGGGAAACGATATCTACCCTTGAAGAGGAACTAGCAAAAGGATCTCCAGCCAAATAAGGAATGGAATATTCGGTGCATATTATGGACATAAATATAAAAATACAGGATTTGAAAAGCATAATCAAAGAACATGCACCACTTCTCATCGCATACTCCGGCGGAGTTGACAGTACCCTACTTGCGGTTCTTACCAGGGAGACAATCGGAGCAGAGCATATGCATTGTGTACTGGTGGACGGACCGGAAGTACCCCGGAGAGCAGTGACAGCAGCAATAAACCAATCAGAATACCTGAAAATCCCTCTCACCGTCCGGGAAGGAGTGCCATTCTCCCGTGATTTACAAAAAACTAACCCACATGACCGTTGCAGGCATTGTAAACTGGGAACCTATACGATCCTCAAACAAATTGCTGACGATACCGGCTGCACGTATATCGCAGATGGTGCGAATGCATCTGACTTAGGAGAACATCGTCCAGGGATTGAAGCGTTCAGTTCATGTGGTGTTATTCACCCATTTATCATGGCAGGGATCACCAAACAGGATATCAGGGATATTGCCAAAAGCATGGATCTTCCATTCTGGGATAAACCATCTTCAGCCTGTCTTTATTCCCGGATCCCATACGGAGAAGAGATTACCGATGAAAAACTGCGTATGATAGAAAAGGGAGAGGAACTGCTCTCTGACATCGGAATCAGACAGGCGAGGGTCAGGCATCATGGATTAATTGTACGAATAGAGGTGCTACCTGAAGAGATGGAGAAGATCCTGATTC from Methanospirillum hungatei JF-1 includes the following:
- the larE gene encoding ATP-dependent sacrificial sulfur transferase LarE, with translation MKSIIKEHAPLLIAYSGGVDSTLLAVLTRETIGAEHMHCVLVDGPEVPRRAVTAAINQSEYLKIPLTVREGVPFSRDLQKTNPHDRCRHCKLGTYTILKQIADDTGCTYIADGANASDLGEHRPGIEAFSSCGVIHPFIMAGITKQDIRDIAKSMDLPFWDKPSSACLYSRIPYGEEITDEKLRMIEKGEELLSDIGIRQARVRHHGLIVRIEVLPEEMEKILIQKDTVHTFFQNLGFLYVTLDLKGYRSGSMDEVLKLSS